A window of the Aspergillus flavus chromosome 6, complete sequence genome harbors these coding sequences:
- a CDS encoding putative short-chain dehydrogenase → MPPEMLDTTTSSGNSSSAVALAQTTSDTSPTFLNTQPGPDHDWRITLKDKVIAITGANRGIGLALVEVCLANEAAAVFSLDVFEPGEEFAALQKANPKRLSYVHCDVTSEESVNTAIDAVIIARGAIHGFIANAGMTKHQPAFDFTRAQLDQLFNLNVFGAYFCATAVARRFIELGIKGSIVFTASMTSYRPNRAAPSAPYGATKGAVRNMTHTLAMEWAKHGIRVNSISPGFIKTAMTYFVDQAPDWDLKMQYYGGMPRLADPKELGGAYVYLLSDGASYTTGIDIPIAGIVGAW, encoded by the coding sequence ATGCCTCCAGAAATGCTcgacaccaccaccagcagcggAAACAGCAGCAGTGCTGTAGCACTAGCCCAAACGACCTCCGATACGTCACCCACCTTCCTTAACACCCAGCCAGGCCCAGATCACGACTGGAGAATCACCTTGAAGGACAAGGTTATCGCCATCACCGGTGCCAACAGGGGTATCGGCCTAGCCCTTGTAGAGGTCTGTTTAGCCAATGAAGCTGCAGCCGTCTTTAGCCTGGACGTATTCGAACCTGGCGAGGAGTTTGCCGCCCTGCAGAAGGCCAACCCGAAGCGCTTATCATACGTCCACTGCGACGTCACCTCCGAGGAAAGCGTCAACACTGCAATCGATGCTGTCATCATCGCACGAGGTGCCATCCACGGCTTCATCGCAAACGCCGGCATGACAAAGCACCAGCCGGCATTCGACTTCACCCGCGCCCAGCTGGACCAACTATTCAATCTCAACGTCTTTGGTGCCTATTTCTGCGCTACTGCCGTTGCTCGCCGGTTTATTGAGCTGGGAATCAAGGGATCCATCGTCTTCACTGCTTCCATGACATCCTATCGCCCCAATCGGGCAGCGCCCTCGGCTCCCTATGGAGCTACCAAGGGTGCCGTGCGGAATATGACGCATACGCTGGCCATGGAGTGGGCCAAGCATGGTATTCGCGTCAACTCAATCTCGCCTGGTTTTATAAAGACTGCTATGACCTACTTTGTGGATCAGGCCCCGGACTGGGACCTCAAGATGCAATACTATGGCGGCATGCCGAGGTTAGCAGACCCCAAGGAGCTGGGTGGGGCGTATGTGTACTTGCTTTCTGATGGTGCTTCATACACGACTGGTATTGATATTCCAATTGCTGGTATTGTGGGAGCGTGGTAA